One window of the Solanum stenotomum isolate F172 chromosome 11, ASM1918654v1, whole genome shotgun sequence genome contains the following:
- the LOC125845020 gene encoding protein SRG1-like isoform X3 yields MDSELQKLHSACQQWGFLQVINHGVTPSLLEEFKREVTELFKLPMEEKKKLWQQKDSFEGFGHMFVVSEEQKLDWSDMFGIITLPPHIRKVDLFQKLPSKLRDIMEAYSKEIKNLSMIIVCQLAKALRMNEKEMRDLFSDGMQSMRMNYYPPCPEPDRAIGLSPHSDADALTILFQLNETEGLQVRKDDIWVPINPLPNALIVNIGDMMEIVSNGVYRSIEHRATVNSNEERLSVATFYNINLESELGPAHSLIGPHNPPIFRRVSVHKYLQDFFARKIDGKSYLDFMKVEARDDES; encoded by the exons ATGGATTCTGAGCTGCAAAAGCTTCACTCTGCTTGCCAACAATGGGGTTTCCTACAG GTTATAAACCATGGAGTGACACCTTCGTTATTGGAGGAGTTCAAGAGAGAGGTTACTGAATTGTTCAAACTTCCCatggaagaaaagaagaaactatggcaacagaaagaCAGCTTTGAAGGTTTCGGGCATATGTTTGTTGTATCGGAGGAGCAGAAGCTTGATTGGAGTGACATGTTTGGCATAATAACTCTTCCTCCTCATATCCGCAAAGTGGACTTGTTTCAGAAGTTGCCCTCGAAGCTCAG GGACATCATGGAAGCATACTCAAAAGAAATCAAGAACCTATCAATGATCATCGTATGTCAATTGGCCAAGGCTTTAAGgatgaatgaaaaagaaatgcgAGATCTATTCAGTGATGGTATGCAGTCAATGAGGATGAATTATTATCCGCCTTGTCCTGAGCCAGACAGGGCAATTGGCTTAAGCCCTCATTCTGATGCGGATGCCCTCACCATCCTCTTCCAGCTCAATGAAACTGAAGGTCTCCAAGTCAGAAAAGACGATATTTGGGTGCCTATAAATCCCCTCCCAAATGCTTTGATTGTCAATATTGGCGATATGATGGAG ATAGTGAGCAATGGTGTCTATAGAAGCATTGAGCATAGAGCAACTGTAAACTCAAATGAAGAACGGCTCTCTGTTGCGACATTCTATAACATCAACCTTGAATCCGAGTTAGGACCTGCACACAGCCTCATTGGACCACATAATCCTCCCATTTTCCGAAGAGTTTCTGTGCACAAATATTTACAGGACTTTTTTGCACGAAAAATTGATGGAAAATCGTACCTTGATTTCATGAAGGTCGAGGCAAGGGATGATGAATCATAG
- the LOC125845020 gene encoding protein SRG1-like isoform X4 has translation MDSELQKLHFACQQWGFLQVINHGVTPSLLEEFKREVTELFKLPMEEKKKLWQQKDSFEGFGHMFVVSEEQKLDWSDMFGIITLPPHIRKVDLFQKLPSKLRDIMEAYSKEIKNLSMIIVCQLAKALRMNEKEMRDLFSDGMQSMRMNYYPPCPEPDRAIGLSPHSDADALTILFQLNETEGLQVRKDDIWVPINPLPNALIVNIGDMMEIVSNGVYRSIEHRATVNSNEERLSVATFYNINLESELGPAHSLIGPHNPPIFRRVSVHKYLQDFFARKIDGKSYLDFMKVEARDDES, from the exons GTTATAAACCATGGAGTGACACCTTCGTTATTGGAGGAGTTCAAGAGAGAGGTTACTGAATTGTTCAAACTTCCCatggaagaaaagaagaaactatggcaacagaaagaCAGCTTTGAAGGTTTCGGGCATATGTTTGTTGTATCGGAGGAGCAGAAGCTTGATTGGAGTGACATGTTTGGCATAATAACTCTTCCTCCTCATATCCGCAAAGTGGACTTGTTTCAGAAGTTGCCCTCGAAGCTCAG GGACATCATGGAAGCATACTCAAAAGAAATCAAGAACCTATCAATGATCATCGTATGTCAATTGGCCAAGGCTTTAAGgatgaatgaaaaagaaatgcgAGATCTATTCAGTGATGGTATGCAGTCAATGAGGATGAATTATTATCCGCCTTGTCCTGAGCCAGACAGGGCAATTGGCTTAAGCCCTCATTCTGATGCGGATGCCCTCACCATCCTCTTCCAGCTCAATGAAACTGAAGGTCTCCAAGTCAGAAAAGACGATATTTGGGTGCCTATAAATCCCCTCCCAAATGCTTTGATTGTCAATATTGGCGATATGATGGAG ATAGTGAGCAATGGTGTCTATAGAAGCATTGAGCATAGAGCAACTGTAAACTCAAATGAAGAACGGCTCTCTGTTGCGACATTCTATAACATCAACCTTGAATCCGAGTTAGGACCTGCACACAGCCTCATTGGACCACATAATCCTCCCATTTTCCGAAGAGTTTCTGTGCACAAATATTTACAGGACTTTTTTGCACGAAAAATTGATGGAAAATCGTACCTTGATTTCATGAAGGTCGAGGCAAGGGATGATGAATCATAG
- the LOC125845020 gene encoding protein SRG1-like isoform X5: MEEKKKLWQQKDSFEGFGHMFVVSEEQKLDWSDMFGIITLPPHIRKVDLFQKLPSKLRDIMEAYSKEIKNLSMIIVCQLAKALRMNEKEMRDLFSDGMQSMRMNYYPPCPEPDRAIGLSPHSDADALTILFQLNETEGLQVRKDDIWVPINPLPNALIVNIGDMMEIVSNGVYRSIEHRATVNSNEERLSVATFYNINLESELGPAHSLIGPHNPPIFRRVSVHKYLQDFFARKIDGKSYLDFMKVEARDDES; encoded by the exons atggaagaaaagaagaaactatggcaacagaaagaCAGCTTTGAAGGTTTCGGGCATATGTTTGTTGTATCGGAGGAGCAGAAGCTTGATTGGAGTGACATGTTTGGCATAATAACTCTTCCTCCTCATATCCGCAAAGTGGACTTGTTTCAGAAGTTGCCCTCGAAGCTCAG GGACATCATGGAAGCATACTCAAAAGAAATCAAGAACCTATCAATGATCATCGTATGTCAATTGGCCAAGGCTTTAAGgatgaatgaaaaagaaatgcgAGATCTATTCAGTGATGGTATGCAGTCAATGAGGATGAATTATTATCCGCCTTGTCCTGAGCCAGACAGGGCAATTGGCTTAAGCCCTCATTCTGATGCGGATGCCCTCACCATCCTCTTCCAGCTCAATGAAACTGAAGGTCTCCAAGTCAGAAAAGACGATATTTGGGTGCCTATAAATCCCCTCCCAAATGCTTTGATTGTCAATATTGGCGATATGATGGAG ATAGTGAGCAATGGTGTCTATAGAAGCATTGAGCATAGAGCAACTGTAAACTCAAATGAAGAACGGCTCTCTGTTGCGACATTCTATAACATCAACCTTGAATCCGAGTTAGGACCTGCACACAGCCTCATTGGACCACATAATCCTCCCATTTTCCGAAGAGTTTCTGTGCACAAATATTTACAGGACTTTTTTGCACGAAAAATTGATGGAAAATCGTACCTTGATTTCATGAAGGTCGAGGCAAGGGATGATGAATCATAG
- the LOC125845020 gene encoding protein SRG1-like isoform X6, translating into MEEKKKLWQQEDSFEGFGHMFVVSEEQKLDWSDMFGIITLPPHIRKVDLFQKLPSKLRDIMEAYSKEIKNLSMIIVCQLAKALRMNEKEMRDLFSDGMQSMRMNYYPPCPEPDRAIGLSPHSDADALTILFQLNETEGLQVRKDDIWVPINPLPNALIVNIGDMMEIVSNGVYRSIEHRATVNSNEERLSVATFYNINLESELGPAHSLIGPHNPPIFRRVSVHKYLQDFFARKIDGKSYLDFMKVEARDDES; encoded by the exons GTTTCGGGCATATGTTTGTTGTATCGGAGGAGCAGAAGCTTGATTGGAGTGACATGTTTGGCATAATAACTCTTCCTCCTCATATCCGCAAAGTGGACTTGTTTCAGAAGTTGCCCTCGAAGCTCAG GGACATCATGGAAGCATACTCAAAAGAAATCAAGAACCTATCAATGATCATCGTATGTCAATTGGCCAAGGCTTTAAGgatgaatgaaaaagaaatgcgAGATCTATTCAGTGATGGTATGCAGTCAATGAGGATGAATTATTATCCGCCTTGTCCTGAGCCAGACAGGGCAATTGGCTTAAGCCCTCATTCTGATGCGGATGCCCTCACCATCCTCTTCCAGCTCAATGAAACTGAAGGTCTCCAAGTCAGAAAAGACGATATTTGGGTGCCTATAAATCCCCTCCCAAATGCTTTGATTGTCAATATTGGCGATATGATGGAG ATAGTGAGCAATGGTGTCTATAGAAGCATTGAGCATAGAGCAACTGTAAACTCAAATGAAGAACGGCTCTCTGTTGCGACATTCTATAACATCAACCTTGAATCCGAGTTAGGACCTGCACACAGCCTCATTGGACCACATAATCCTCCCATTTTCCGAAGAGTTTCTGTGCACAAATATTTACAGGACTTTTTTGCACGAAAAATTGATGGAAAATCGTACCTTGATTTCATGAAGGTCGAGGCAAGGGATGATGAATCATAG